The window TAAGACGAGGGTGAAGATCTGCTAGTCTAATGCTGAAAGACTCTTTGGGAGCAGTAGCCTGGTTATAAGCAACCCAGTCACGAATGTAAGGAGCTAGTCCTGAAAGATTTCTCCCCATCCCTAGAAGGTTAATTCCTGTAAGACTTAGAATCATTCTGTAGGGGACAGCGGCTAAAGGTCGAATTTTACTTTCTATGGCTGGATTCATTTTCATCTCCAAACAAGTTCTCTGTATAGCGTTTCTCTTCAAAGAAAAAACTAGGTGCAATTATTTAGACTTAGCAATGATTAATTGATCTAAATGAACAATGATTTCATAGCCATCAAAATAGCTCTCTGCGGCTTTTATTAACTCAGACTTTGTTGGAAAGCCATGCTCTGTGCCAAACAATCGAAAGTCATCAATAACAATACCCTTGACTTTCTTGCTATATTTAGAGATTATTTTTAACTCTTCAATAGCTGGTTCTGGTAAATTACTACAAGCCGTTTCACCGCCGGAAAAATGACCGTCTAAAAATATTAGTACGTTATTAACACTGTCATCTTCTAAGATTTTGGGTAATGCTTCTAATGCATCACCCTGAATAACTTTTACATGTTTCTCGTCAGCTAAATAAGCAGCAGCTTCTAGGGCAAGGTTCTCATCAAGCTCTACAGTATAAATTTTCTCAAAGAGAGAAGAACACCGCTTAGTTGTCACACCTCGATAGGTTCCCGTCTCAATGAATACAGTCGATCTAGTTTTTTCCTTGATGCTTTTAATTTGGCGAAACTTTGTGTAGCTGTGAGGGTTTATGAAATTGAATGATGCAATTTTATACAAATCCAAAAAATGCCCTATAAAGGCTTGAATGTGGCGTTCGGGTTTGTTCATATCTAACTCCTAAGTTCGGTTTCTATAAACCAAGTAAATTTAACGAAACAAGCATAACAATCAACTCAAGTACACCCTTGCTCTACAATCGTTGAGTAAGCATTGACTATCTTTTGTCCGTAGTCATCCCAAGACAGAGATTTCCGAGCTTGCTCTAATGCATTATTTCCCATTTCAGCCTGCCGATCCGGATTTTTGTAGAAAAAGAGAATCTTCTCTTTGAGTGCTTCCACATCTCGAATTGGTACGCAAAAACCATCTACACCATTTCGGACGATATCTTCACCGCCTGTATTAGTCGTATGGATAATGGGTAAACCACAAGCCATTGCTTGAAGCTGTACCATTGCCAAACCTTCTTCAATAGATGCCAAACAAAATACAGAACATTGAGAATAGAAATATCGCAATTGATTTTGAGGTTGTTTACCTTTGAGAATAATGCGATCGCTCTGATACTTCGCTAAAAAAGGCTCTACTTCTGGATCGAGCGAACCCACTAACCACAACTCAGCATCAGGCAAGTTCAACTCATAAAAAGCTTGCAACAAATACTGCACGCCTTTTCGCAGCGTGATACTACCACAGTGGATCACCCGAAAAGTCTTATCTACCTTTTGGACTGGATAGAATTCTGCCAGAGACGTTCCATAAGGAACATGAATCAGCTTGCTTTCTGGTATGCCCCTTTCTAAAAAGGTACGCTTAACGAATAGGCTAGGAATAGCAATGCGATCGGCTTCAGCATAAGATTGCACTTCTCTCTCATACACGCCAGGATGAGTCGCTGTAAAATTCATTCCCCAGCGTTCGTACTCTTCTTGCAGAATCTGGGTTTGGTACTCCATGTGACTGCTACCGCGTTCAATCACCGTCCTCGCCCCCATTTGTTTGGCGTGATGCAGCGACCAGAAGCAAGCACCCGACCATCCCACAAACACATCAAATCCAGGCGATAAGCAACGTACAACTGATCGATCAAAATTCTCTAAAAACCACAGTTGCAGGTTGCGATCGCCTTTGATGCAACTAGGTAGTTTCTGCCAAGCACGAGAGAGAAATTCTACATGCCATATAGAATCGACAAAAGTAGGCTCAATCCCATACTTTTTAATTTCAAACTCCGGATATGTAGAGATTAGCTTGTGTAAACAACCTCTTTGTTGTAATTGTTGGGCTAAGTTAAAGGCATGAAAACGCCCAAATACGGAGACAACAAGTTTCACTGCTTAAAGCCACAAAGTAGTACATGCGGAGCAAATAACAAGGGAGATATAGCTGCTTTTCGAGCTGCCTTCGTAGGAATAGCAAACACTTTTGATAATGAATTTTCTAAAATGTTCAAATTATCAAATACGCTGTAGGAGTAGTAAATCCCATCTCCTTCAGAATAATTCCATCGTTTACCTCCATTGACCATCCTCCGAAGAGGCCACCAAAGTCCAGTTTTATAGAGCAGTAACTTAACTAAGCTAGATGGCAAGCTACCTTGTCCAAATCGATTGCTATCACTGATGAAAATAGCTTTACGAGCTACTCGCACCATCTCAGTTACTACTCGCTCTGGCTCAGCAACGTGATGCAAAATGCCAAACTCTGTCACAATATCAAATGAGTTATCGGCAAAAGGCAATTCGTAACTACTACAGCAGATGAGATTA of the Allocoleopsis franciscana PCC 7113 genome contains:
- a CDS encoding class I SAM-dependent methyltransferase — translated: MNAQELQLQYYSQDAGNYAEKHVHENDDHLIACQLIRSLCSGMDVTSILDTGCGTGRGVSYFRTYFPQCRVVGNDISADLLKVATEQYLIPQDNLICCSSYELPFADNSFDIVTEFGILHHVAEPERVVTEMVRVARKAIFISDSNRFGQGSLPSSLVKLLLYKTGLWWPLRRMVNGGKRWNYSEGDGIYYSYSVFDNLNILENSLSKVFAIPTKAARKAAISPLLFAPHVLLCGFKQ
- a CDS encoding glycosyltransferase family 4 protein gives rise to the protein MKLVVSVFGRFHAFNLAQQLQQRGCLHKLISTYPEFEIKKYGIEPTFVDSIWHVEFLSRAWQKLPSCIKGDRNLQLWFLENFDRSVVRCLSPGFDVFVGWSGACFWSLHHAKQMGARTVIERGSSHMEYQTQILQEEYERWGMNFTATHPGVYEREVQSYAEADRIAIPSLFVKRTFLERGIPESKLIHVPYGTSLAEFYPVQKVDKTFRVIHCGSITLRKGVQYLLQAFYELNLPDAELWLVGSLDPEVEPFLAKYQSDRIILKGKQPQNQLRYFYSQCSVFCLASIEEGLAMVQLQAMACGLPIIHTTNTGGEDIVRNGVDGFCVPIRDVEALKEKILFFYKNPDRQAEMGNNALEQARKSLSWDDYGQKIVNAYSTIVEQGCT